Within Gemmatimonadales bacterium, the genomic segment CTACTTCCAGGAAGGCGAGATGACGCCCACCAAGATGGTGCCCGAAGGCATCGAAGGCCGGGTACCGTACAAGGGCCCCGTGGCCGACGTGGTCTATCAGATGGTCGGCGGCCTCCGCAGCGGCATGGGCTACTGCGGCGTCGCCACCGTGCCGGCCTTGCAGTGCGAGGTCGAGATGATCCGGGTCACCGCCGCCGGCCTCCGTGAGTCCCACCCGCACGACGTTACCATCACCCGCGAAGCACCGAACTACAGCGCCTGACGCTGCACCCGGCGGCGCGGCCGCCGCTCCCCACACCTCGAGGAGCCTCGCATGAGTCTCTGGGCCACGAAGTCGATCGCCGTGCTCCGGGCCGAAGCGGATGCCGAGGGCGAAGGCACGCTCAAGAAAACCCTCACGGCAACCAACCTCATCACCCTCGGCATCGGTGCCATCATCGGCGCCGGCATCTTCGTGCTCACGGGCCTCGCCGCCGCGCGGAATGCGGGTCCTGCCGTACCGCTCTCCTTTGTTGCGGCCGGCATCGCCTGCGGGTTCGCCGGCCTCTGCTATGCCGAGATGGCGAGCGCGGTGCCGGTGGCGGGGAGCGCGTATACCTACTCCTACGCCACCATGGGCGAGTTCATGGCGTGGATCATCGGGTGGGACCTCGTGCTCGAGTACGCCATGGGCGCCTCCACCGTGGGCGTCGGCTGGTCGGGCTACTTCGTGAGCCTGCTGCAGAACTTCGGCATCGACCTGCCGAAGTCGCTCACCTCGGCGCCGTACCGATGGTGCGAGACGACGGAGGTGGCCACGGGCGCCGCGGGATGCGTGGTGAAGGGACTCAATCCGACGGGAGCGATCGTCAACGTCCCCGCCGTCGTCATCGTCGCCATCATGTCGATCGTGCTGGTGATCGGCATCCGCGAATCCGCCAAGGTCAACAACTGGATCGTGGCGCTCAAGCTCGGGGTCATCGCGCTTTTCATCGTGGCCGGCGTCTTCTACATCAATCCGGCCAACTGGCACCCGTTCATTCCGCCCAACACCGGCGAGTTCGGCCACTTCGGTATCTCCGGCATCTTCCGCGGCGCCGGCTTGATTTTCTTCGCGTACATCGGATTCGACGCGGTGAGCACCGCCGCGCAGGAGGCCAAGAACCCGCAGCGCGACATGCCCGTCGGCATCCTGGGCTCGCTCGGCATCTGCACGCTGCTCTACATCGTGGTCTCCGCCATCCTCACCGGCATCATGCCGTACACCATGCTCGACGTGTCGCACCCCGTGGGCTTTGCGGTGGACAACACGCCGGGCCTCTCCTGGATGGCGTGGATCATCAACCTGGGTGCCGTTCTCGGCCTCGCGTCGGTGATCCTGGTGATGCTGCTCGGCCAGTCGCGGGTGTTCTACTCGATGTCGCGCGACGGGCTCCTGCCCGCGTGGGTGGCGCGCATCCATCCGCGGTTCCGGACACCGTACCTCACCCAGATCTTCGTCGGCATCTTCGCCGGGTTCTTTGCGGGCGTGTTCCCCATCCAGCTCCTGGGCGAGCTGGTGAACATCGGGACGCTGCTTGCCTTCGTGCTGGTCTGTGGCGGCATCATCATCCTCCGGCGCACCCGGCCCGACCTCAACCGGCCGTTCCGCACCCCGTGGGTGCCGCTGGTGCCGATCCTTGGCATCCTTTCGTGCCTTGGCCTCATGGCGACGCTGCCGGTCGATACCTGGATCCGGCTCTTCGTCTGGATGATCATCGGGCTCGTCATCTACTTCGCCTACGGGCGCCGGCACAGCACGCTGCACACCGGGGAGGACAAGCAGAAGTTCGCGGCGTAGCGACACCGCCTTATCTTCCGGCCCATGTCGCTCGCCCTCCCGGCCGACAGGGCCGCCGCCGCCACCGCGTTCGCCAGCCTGCTGGCGCCCGGCCTGCGCGCCTGCCTCACGACCCACGTGAACCCGGACGGCGACGGGCTCGGCAGCGAGGCGGGGCTCGCGCACCTGCTCCGGGCGCGCGGGCTCGTCGTTTCCGTGACGAATCCCACCCCCACGCCGCCGCGCTATCGATTTCTGTTCGATGACCTCCCGGGAGTTGACCACACCGCCGACGCGGTGAAGGAAATTCGCCGCGCCGATCTCGTCATCGTGCTCGACATTTCCGACGTGGGCCGCCTCGGCATGCTGTCGGACGCGGTGCGTACGCGCGGGGTGCCGGTCGGCTGCATCGACCACCACGTGAGCCCCGGCTCCTTGCCGGATGGCCCGCGCTATGTCGATCCCGGCGCCGCCGCCACCGGGGAGCTGGTTTACGAGATCGCGGTCGCCAATGGCTGGCCGCTCACCCGCGCCGCCGCGCACGGGCTCTACATCGCCGTGCTCACCGACACCGGCGGGTTCCGGTTCAGCAACACCCGGCCGCGTACGCTTCGCGTCGCCGCCGATCTGCTCGAGACCGGTCTCGACCCCGAAAACATCTATCTCGAGGTGTACGCCCGCGCGCCGGAAGGGCGCCCGCGGCTCTTTGCCGAAGCGCTCCAGACGCTCGTGGTGGAGCCCGAGATCGGGCTCGCGTGGGTCACCGTGCCGCCCGGCGCCATCGAGCGGCTCGGCGTCTCTTCCGATGACCTCGACGGCGTGGTCGAATTCCCCCGCTCGATCGAAGGCGTGCGGATGGCGCTCCTCTTTCGCGAGGTGTCGCAGGGTCGGATCAAGGTGTCGCTCCGGTCGGTGGGAGACGTCGACGTGGCGGCCTTTGCGCGCCCCTTCGGCGGCGGGGGACACACCAAGGCCGCGGGCCTGGCACTCGCCGGCTCGATGGCCGGCGTGCAGCACACGATCCTCGAGGCCGCGCGTGCCTATCTTGGACCGAACGGGAAGCGTTGAACGCGCCCGCGGTCGCCCATATATTGCTATTGCCGAGAGGATTACTAGGAATTGATCGGGCTGACCGCGATGGACACGATCGAACGCATAGAGCGCACGCTGGACACGCTGCGTCCCTACATCGCCTCTCACCGGGGCAATGTGGAGGTCGTCGATTTTGACGAGCACGACGGGCGCCTCCTGCTCCGCCTCGGCGGCACCTGCCACGGCTGCGCCGCGTCGTCGGTGACGCTGCGCCAGGGCATCGAGCTGCGCCTGCGCGAGCTGGTGCCTGAAGTGAAGCACGTCGAATCGGTGTAGCCGACGTGGCCGATTCGCTCGAAGCCCAGGTCACCTCCGCGCTGGCCCGCATCCGGAATCCCCGGCTCGACGCCGATCTCCTCTCCGGCGGCATGATCCGCGACCTCGCCGTCACTTCCGACGGCAAGGTTTCCTTCACATTTCTGCTCTCGCGTGAAGACCCCGCCACGCTGGTGCGCGAGGCGCGCGCGGCCGTTTCGAGTGTGGAGGGCGTGCGCCGCGACGATGTGAAGATCAGCGTGGTCGACCCGAGCGGTCCCGCAAAGGCGACGCACGGCCCGCCCGGCGCGGTGCCGGCCACACCGCCCGCCGCGCCGCAGGCGCCCGAGCAGCCGAACCTGGGCCGCGTGATCGCGATCTCGTCGGGCAAGGGCGGGGTGGGGAAGTCGACCGTCGCCGCCAATCTCGCGCTGGCGCTCGCCGCGAGCGGGCAGGCGGTGGGGCTCATGGACGCGGATATCTACGGTCCCAACATCCCGCGCATGTTCGGCGTCTTCGAGCGCCCCCGCATGATCGGGCCGCGCATCCAGCCGATCGAGGCCTCCGGCGTCAAGCTCATGTCGCTCGGCTTCCTTGTCGAGCGCGATGCGCCGGCCATCTGGCGCGGGCCGATCATCATGAAGGTGGTGCAGCAGTTCTTGCGCGACGTCGAGTGGGGCCAGCTCGACTGGTTAATCGTCGATCTGCCGCCCGGCACCGGCGACGCGCAGCTCTCGCTCGTCCAGGCGACCCACGTCTCGGGCGCCGTGATCGTGACGACCCCCCAGGAGATGGCCGTGGGCGACGCGCTCCGCGGCGCCCGGATGTTCGAGCGCGTGGGCGTGCCGGTCTTCGGCGTGGTGGAGAACATGAGCGCGTACACCGATCCCGACACCGGCCAGCGGATCGACCTCTTCTCCTCCGGCGGCGGCGAGCGGCTCGCCACCGAGCTCGGCGTGCCGCTCCTGGGCCATGTGCCGCTGCAGCCGCGGCTCGCGGAGCACGCCGATGCCGGCCGGCCGATCGTCGTGGCCGAGCCGGAGAGCGCCGCCGCGCGGAGCCTCAAGCAGATCGCGGAGGGCTTGCAGCAGAAGGTCGGCGGCCGATCGTTCGCGCTGCCGATCCTCCGAGGGTAGCCGCCCACGGCCGTCATCACGCTGCTCACCGATTTTGGCGGCGCCGATTCCTACGTCGCCGAAGTGCGCGGCGTTCTCCTGACACAAGCTCCCGGTGCAGTCCTCGCCGATATCACCCACACCATCACCCCCGGCGACGTCCGCGCCGCCGCGTACGTCCTCGGCCGCGCATGGCACCGCTTTCCGCTCGGCACG encodes:
- a CDS encoding amino acid permease — protein: MSLWATKSIAVLRAEADAEGEGTLKKTLTATNLITLGIGAIIGAGIFVLTGLAAARNAGPAVPLSFVAAGIACGFAGLCYAEMASAVPVAGSAYTYSYATMGEFMAWIIGWDLVLEYAMGASTVGVGWSGYFVSLLQNFGIDLPKSLTSAPYRWCETTEVATGAAGCVVKGLNPTGAIVNVPAVVIVAIMSIVLVIGIRESAKVNNWIVALKLGVIALFIVAGVFYINPANWHPFIPPNTGEFGHFGISGIFRGAGLIFFAYIGFDAVSTAAQEAKNPQRDMPVGILGSLGICTLLYIVVSAILTGIMPYTMLDVSHPVGFAVDNTPGLSWMAWIINLGAVLGLASVILVMLLGQSRVFYSMSRDGLLPAWVARIHPRFRTPYLTQIFVGIFAGFFAGVFPIQLLGELVNIGTLLAFVLVCGGIIILRRTRPDLNRPFRTPWVPLVPILGILSCLGLMATLPVDTWIRLFVWMIIGLVIYFAYGRRHSTLHTGEDKQKFAA
- a CDS encoding bifunctional oligoribonuclease/PAP phosphatase NrnA, which codes for MSLALPADRAAAATAFASLLAPGLRACLTTHVNPDGDGLGSEAGLAHLLRARGLVVSVTNPTPTPPRYRFLFDDLPGVDHTADAVKEIRRADLVIVLDISDVGRLGMLSDAVRTRGVPVGCIDHHVSPGSLPDGPRYVDPGAAATGELVYEIAVANGWPLTRAAAHGLYIAVLTDTGGFRFSNTRPRTLRVAADLLETGLDPENIYLEVYARAPEGRPRLFAEALQTLVVEPEIGLAWVTVPPGAIERLGVSSDDLDGVVEFPRSIEGVRMALLFREVSQGRIKVSLRSVGDVDVAAFARPFGGGGHTKAAGLALAGSMAGVQHTILEAARAYLGPNGKR
- a CDS encoding NifU family protein, which gives rise to MIGLTAMDTIERIERTLDTLRPYIASHRGNVEVVDFDEHDGRLLLRLGGTCHGCAASSVTLRQGIELRLRELVPEVKHVESV
- a CDS encoding Mrp/NBP35 family ATP-binding protein, producing the protein MADSLEAQVTSALARIRNPRLDADLLSGGMIRDLAVTSDGKVSFTFLLSREDPATLVREARAAVSSVEGVRRDDVKISVVDPSGPAKATHGPPGAVPATPPAAPQAPEQPNLGRVIAISSGKGGVGKSTVAANLALALAASGQAVGLMDADIYGPNIPRMFGVFERPRMIGPRIQPIEASGVKLMSLGFLVERDAPAIWRGPIIMKVVQQFLRDVEWGQLDWLIVDLPPGTGDAQLSLVQATHVSGAVIVTTPQEMAVGDALRGARMFERVGVPVFGVVENMSAYTDPDTGQRIDLFSSGGGERLATELGVPLLGHVPLQPRLAEHADAGRPIVVAEPESAAARSLKQIAEGLQQKVGGRSFALPILRG